The Solanum pennellii chromosome 4, SPENNV200 genomic interval ACATTAATATATAGACTATATAGTAATTATCCTGAATATATAGattgccaattttttttgtattatattataataatcttATATTAACAGAATGTCAGAGATACAACATTTAATTAGTAACGCTTGACATGTTATTAAGCCGAAAGATATTcgattaattactttttttttctcttttactttttcttcttttagttAAAGGTAACAAAGTTAGTTACACCTTTATTATAATGTTGCACAACAAATCTTTAATCTTTTATCCCATCAATATGATTTTCTTTATGGAATGACTCAGTTGATTTGAAAGGTGGTTATTCATAAGAATGACCCGTATTGAGTTTCCTCTTttcactataataaaaataacttttagcggtaataaatattgacattaataaaatGTGCTAAAGTCTTCACctgcattagttaagtgtcattacaACCAATGTTGCTAAAGacttagggacatatacaaagaatgcTAATTATCGCTAAAATTACATATGTAGcgacaattaagaattaattgccgctaataatcatttttgatgAAGTGTTTGAGTCGAGCCTATCACACATGGCTTTTCTAATGCGGTTCACATTTCCTGTGTCGGTTACAAGCTATTACACGATGGAGAATTTATCCAGTCAGGACAAagtgttcacccaaaaataGGCTGTAACAGAGGCTATATAGTGACTGCGAGTTATCCTGAGTTCGAAAAAAGAGATTTTCTTTAGGTATTTTATTAGATATGCACACGATTTTTGGTTAGGTATGATACACTTGATGAACATGCTGGCCAATTACCTAGCAAGTAGCAACTTTATTAATACtatattaaaagtaattaagtgaaataaacacataaaatttgTCACATAAAGTTGATATCCACAGAACATGTGTCAATCTACACCAAACCTAGATTTAACTTgttaaataaagttttaaaaaacatttgtaTCCCTATCAAAGTTAATAGtattaaaaattttaggaaTCTATATTGAACTCCATATGAGtattatatttatcatattcTACACTTCATTATAGAGTTTTTTTTGACAAAAGTTAACTTGTAtttatataacataattttctCACGAAGCCTTAATTAACTCTTCTCGAACAAAGACAATTTTGCAGGTGCTTCTATACTTTATAAATCTATacattacatattttttaagaatacaATTACAagtttaaagataaaatatatagtgCCATGCCACGAATTGCCTAAATAGTGTACTCTCCTTTGAAAAAAAGCTAGGAGGATACATTGTTAATAAGCCAAATgtcatttctctttttctcacaTTAAAAATCACTTAAAGATAAAAAGAACATGGCATTAACCCAAATGACTCATGGGGATGGCCCATATAAAATAAGTGTTGCTTTCACTAAGGATACCGCTAAATGTTCTTGAATTCGAGCTTTGAAAatgttaatttgataaattttaaataccgaataataaaaagaataagtGTTTGCCATGGTCATAGCCTTCATAGGTGGTGCAGAATATTCGTATCAAGTTGTTTGGCATTCCCAAAAGCTCTGCATACTATACGATAAAAGCTTAATATATcgataatttcataaatttgtcaagaaattttatttaaatatttaaattatgactTGTTTGAATTAAGCACATAAATACATGATAAAGTGTTTCTATTAGATACTGTCGATTCAAATTCGGATTATTTTTGCAGTGTgttaactaataaataaattaaaccatTTAAAAAATGCCACTTCctttaattatatacattagTTTTTGCAAGTCCTAAAATCTTAAACATATTTATgtgtataattaaataaaatgatatatttttatgcgaataatttatttttcaaagatttaaaTCGAAAATATCTAATAGGAACACTTTACCTCACCACTCATAAGTTTAAGGTGTTGTGATGTATTAGGACTACAATAAGATCTTGATTCATAAccatataagtatatatatatataagtatgtgagtgtgtaatattttttttctatgttaTTTGTGTGTACATTTtgtcatatcataatatataggCATCAATAACAGTTGACAGCAAGCAGTCAACTTCTTTGAGTACTTAGTTGTATTTCTTTTGTCATTTTGCTTCTCTGCCTTTATCCTTCTTTATAGCTAtggagattatttttttaattctctttACTCTTTTGGTTTAAAGGTTTCTTTAAATACCTAAGAAGGTCAGTAATTGCTTCTAATTTGCAAGAAGAGTATCTTCACAATACTAATGAACAGGTTAGTcacttaattaaatataaattccTATTGTTCTGTTCTTGCTCAATTtcttgtttttacttgaaaaatattcaTTGTGTTCACTTGATTACATGTGTAATTTTTAAAGATTTAGTCAAGAACATTGATAATCAATCCACTATGTAATTCCATTTGTAGGTAGAtcacaattttcatttttgcCTTAGAACATGGATGTGTAAGAAAATAGTTTACCACAAATTTTAGTTCTCTTGATAAACTGTGGTGTCCAGTAAGACCAGTACTGTCCAGGCTGGCTGGGGCGCACCTTGGCTAATTCCATGGGATACGTGTCACTTCCCACTAGTAACACGTACAAGTAACTCTGTCCACTAAGGGTAGAACGGATgaaaagaaatcacctagtgttgTTGTAGTCTATCATAATTTTTACTTAGCTTAAAGTTCAAAAAGGATCATTTTCGATACATTTACTGTTTGGTATTATGCAATAGTTGGAAATTCTGTAAGAGTTGAGAGTTCAAAAGGCGAAAGTCCAAGTAAATCGTCATGTTGCTGttgtgtgtttgtgtttgtatgtaaagaagaatgttcccaagtattcatataatttatcattttatcagTTCTGTTGATTTCATTGTTTCTCTTTCGATTGATTACCTATCGTATATTTCTTCCGCGTTACCCTTTCCATATGAGATAGAAGTAGTCCATGATTCCCTTAAAGAAAAGGTGTATATGTTGTTTAAAAGCCATATGCTTTACATGTCATGAACACTTAAAAGTAGCCCACTGAACTTTGTTAATTAGTCTGCAGTATCAGAAGATTTTGATTTGATGAATGGATAAACAAACCTTTAGTGTTCCGTTCTATTCCTTTACCATCTTGTTATGcaatatcatttttctttagtACATACTGGATGGAAATTAAATTCATTTCAGGCAGAAATTCTGATTTACAGGCCATGAACATGACTTCTCCAACAACTCAATTTGCCCCCACAAGAAGGATGGGCATATATGAACCATTTCACCAGATGAGTGTGTGGGAAGACGCGTTTAGAGGTGACATTATGCCTAGTGCTGATGCATGTATGGTTTCACACCCAAACGATAGGCCAGATGACAAGGTAAACCAACATATTTCCTAGTTCTAACTAATAAAATTCAAGTTAGTAGTCGAGTTGTCAGGCTAATATCTACCTGTGCTTATTGTAGTCGGGGTATACGTCCGGTGAACAACATATGCCCTCTGGCTCTGGAGATAATCAAGGACCGAGGAGTTCTTCAGACAAGGTGGGTGCCTCGACTCTCTCCTTTTCAGCTTATGTATCCTATCACAAGATGCATAAGTAGAAAGATTAACCTCTGATGTAATACTATACCTTTTCATATCAAATGAATGACAGGTACAAAGACGTTTAGCGCAAAATCGTGAAGCTGCTCGTAAAAGCCGTATGCGGAAAAAGGTAAATGAAgcttttttgataattttcctTGCACATGTAGATGTTTTAGGAAATTCTATTAGTCATAAAATTCCtcttgatttcttttttcaCCCTTTTCACAGGCCTATGTACAGCAGCTGGAAACCAGCCGTTTGAAGCTGGCACAACTCGAATTGGAGCTCGAGAGAGCTAGACAGCAGGTCAGAGGAATCATTCCTTGCGCGTTTCTTACTAACTAGTATATGTATCTGTGCTCCGATTTTATATTCCATCACGGTCTTTGACATCATGAAACGGCTTATTGCAGGGATTATACATGTTAGGTTCAAATAGCAATATGGGACTATTAGGAACAATTAATCCAGGTATATGGATAGAGGAGTTGTCACTCGATAGTTTCCTTTGCATTTTATCTTGGCATCATTACTAGCTCAACTTTTGACCTGTGTTGAATGATGTACCAATTTGACGTTGAAACTAGTCGCCAAGCTGGATTGCTGATTACGATAATATGCAAATAGTTTATAGGTGCAGAGTTTAATTGTTTCTTGAACATTTATGTGCCTTTACATGAAGCTGTTCTTTAAGAGATCTCAATGTATTATAAAACGTAAGGCTATTGATATTTCTACATTAAAATCGTAAAAGTATACTTTAGCCATCCTTTTGAAGGAGACACTCACTTTGTATTACATGAAAGTATAGACTACTTATAATGTTTCATTAGGCTGTCATATTGTCCTTTTACTAACAAGACGAGCGCGTCCATGTGTGCTCTAATTCATTGGCATTTCATTAGCTAATAATTCATGCTATTAGAGTAGAATATTAGCCCATTTACTTTGACTGTTTGATGCCTACTAAAGTGTATACAGAGATTTTGTTCATAATTAAGTAATGCTGCCTAAGCAGGAATAGCTGCATTCGAGATAGAATACAGCCACTGGGTGGAAGAGCAACAAAAAAAGAATGCAGAATTGCGGAGTATATTGCAGTCTCCTGTAAGCGATATGGAGCTTCAGTTGCTAGTAGAAAATGTCTTAAGCCACTATTTCAATCTCTTTCGCATGAAAGCTGATGCCGCCAAAGCTGACGTGTTTTACTTAATGTCTGGGATGTGGAGAACTTCCGTCGAGCGCTTTTTCCTCTGGATTGGAGGATTCAAGCCATCAGAACTCATAAATGTAGTCCCTGGTGCACTTTACTgcttttttgaactattttacCTTCATTTGCTTTTGAGTTTCTCGTAGCgttttttcatgcataaattTCCTTAACTAGGCACAAATCCTATCTGATGTATAGGTCATTTGACACCGTATATTTCATATTACTTCATTTGTCACCAAATGGGAAGCAGAACATTAATGATCGCGAGAGTTATAATTGTATATCAACTTTACACAGGTGGTGATGCCACAACTCGAGCCCTTGGCCGATCAGCAAATCATTAAAGTGTGTAATCTGCGACACTGTTGCCAGCAAGCTGAAGATGCTCTCACACAGGGAATGGATAAACTTCAGCAGACTCTGGCTCAGAGCATCCTAAATATGAACACGGGAGCTGGAAATTACACTTCCCAAATGGTTTCTTCAATGGAAAATTTAGAAGCATTGGAGAGCTTTGTTAACCAGGTTTGTCTCACTTTCACTGTCGTTCTGTATCTCAACGAGTTCAATGGTCATTCAATATCGTCTAAAAATCGAGTATAAAGAGTGTAATCCTGAAAGAAACTGATGCGTACGTTCAACTAGTATACATGGTCCTTCAATTACAACTAAAAATCTGCTAAGGTTTGAAACACTGTCAAACCTCTATAATATCGAAAAAGATGTTATGTATTATACATAACATAACACGAAAATCGAGTTCTAAAGAAAACTTGGTCATTGTACTGAAATTTTTGAATCGAATATGATTGTTACAGAAAGGTCTAACACACGTACACCAGATATGCTTATACATAAGGTCATTACAAAATGAACTGTCTCAACAATGATACAGTATTCTTGAGTGATAATGTAATGTTGTTGCTTTGATTTGTAAACAGGCAGATCACCTTCGACAGCAAACACTACAACAAATGTCTATTATTTTGTCAACACACCAAGCAGCTAGGGGCTTACTTGCTTTTGGGGAGTATGTTCAACGTCTTCGTGCTCTGAGTTCACTCTGGGCAGCGCGTCCTCGTAAACCTACCTAAATGATCTGTTCATCAGACGCAACTGGGATCGATGAGCTTAACTAGATtatgtt includes:
- the LOC107015787 gene encoding transcription factor TGA1-like isoform X2; this encodes MNMTSPTTQFAPTRRMGIYEPFHQMSVWEDAFRGDIMPSADACMVSHPNDRPDDKSGYTSGEQHMPSGSGDNQGPRSSSDKVQRRLAQNREAARKSRMRKKAYVQQLETSRLKLAQLELELERARQQGLYMLGSNSNMGLLGTINPGIAAFEIEYSHWVEEQQKKNAELRSILQSPVSDMELQLLVENVLSHYFNLFRMKADAAKADVFYLMSGMWRTSVERFFLWIGGFKPSELINVVMPQLEPLADQQIIKVCNLRHCCQQAEDALTQGMDKLQQTLAQSILNMNTGAGNYTSQMVSSMENLEALESFVNQADHLRQQTLQQMSIILSTHQAARGLLAFGEYVQRLRALSSLWAARPRKPT
- the LOC107015787 gene encoding transcription factor TGA4-like isoform X1, encoding MNRNSDLQAMNMTSPTTQFAPTRRMGIYEPFHQMSVWEDAFRGDIMPSADACMVSHPNDRPDDKSGYTSGEQHMPSGSGDNQGPRSSSDKVQRRLAQNREAARKSRMRKKAYVQQLETSRLKLAQLELELERARQQGLYMLGSNSNMGLLGTINPGIAAFEIEYSHWVEEQQKKNAELRSILQSPVSDMELQLLVENVLSHYFNLFRMKADAAKADVFYLMSGMWRTSVERFFLWIGGFKPSELINVVMPQLEPLADQQIIKVCNLRHCCQQAEDALTQGMDKLQQTLAQSILNMNTGAGNYTSQMVSSMENLEALESFVNQADHLRQQTLQQMSIILSTHQAARGLLAFGEYVQRLRALSSLWAARPRKPT